From Coffea arabica cultivar ET-39 chromosome 9c, Coffea Arabica ET-39 HiFi, whole genome shotgun sequence, one genomic window encodes:
- the LOC140014300 gene encoding protein CHROMATIN REMODELING 20-like isoform X8, translating into MGTDWDKFAELCSDKSNLDGISFGSKEWASVYLASTPQQAAELGLNFPGVDERRGWGLILGFLLRLLHLTIPLGDFEYHQFGVEEISDVEDNSIDPFIADAIANEGDLSLTEEQKRNFRKVKDEDDAKVSRKLQSHLKRKRNIRRCKEEVLGKEVFAENGSLGCPVPSNLCSNHSLKKSSLENGYSPDGNLDDAFQMHETSSNVDVENLKSNADSVMVAQLRPCILVNSQDLNCSDDCDGLGCHNPNMDGSPPPRCYASRMVDICDLTNNGDKMTSSNFPLERQNKHFRCTACDKVSWEAHLHPLLKVSICLDCKNLMESKIQEDLDCSECYCGWCGQNSDLKSCRSCKNFFCAGCIKRNLGEKILLQVQKTGWQCCCCIPSMLQDLTLQLEKVVESDGLTDSSSDTDSDDSDANIDIVIGTKRRQQKKIRRILDDAELGEETKRKIAIEKERQERLKSLGAQISKRSSILKSTSCNWNSPERRTVEVLDDPLRGYIVNNVRDEGEDPIWIPPSISVKLKPHQLEGVRFMWENIIQSVKKVKSGDKGLGCILAHTMGLGKTFQVIAFLYAAMRSVDLGLRCVLIVTPVSVLHNWRIEFNKWQPSEVKPLRIYMLEDVPRERRAELLAKWRRKGGVFLIGYSAFRNLSLGKHIKDRHIARDICCALQDGPDILVCDEAHMIKNTRADVTQALKLVKCQRRIALTGSPLQNNLMEYYCMVDFVREGFLGSSHEFRNRFQNPIENGQHTNSTAEDVKIMNQRSHILYKQLKGFVQRMDMNVVKDDLPPKTVFVIAVKLSSLQKKLYKRFLDVHGFTKDKVLGEKMRKRCFFVGYQALAQIWNHPGVLQLMKEDKDSVRHEDVVENFGGDDSSSDENVDYNLIAGEKLGRNDNGYLHQDWWRDLLQENTYKEVDYGGKMVLLLDVLTLCSNMGDKALVFSQSLSTLDLIEFYLSKLPRPGKLGKCWKRGKDWYRLDGRTAGSERQKMVERFNEPSNRRVKCILISTRAGSLGINLHAANRVIIVDGSWNPTYDLQAIFRVWRYGQTKPVFAYRLLGHGTMEEKIYKRQVTKEGLAARVVDRQQVHRTISKEEMLHLFDFGDDENPDPLHELGQEKIDAADSHVSSNIGAVLKQKIPLTSGSTSSDKLMQTLIARHQPRWIAHYHEHETLLQENEEEKLSKEEQEMAWEVYRRTFEWEEVQRVSPDASRFDQPEKNNKFAHEQQTVPLEETSFDEKPARRNTVPSAPEINLESTTSRARNRMITRKCTNLSHLLTLRSQGTKMGCSTVCGECAREISWEELSKTSGK; encoded by the exons ATGGGCACGGATTGGGACAAATTTGCTGAACTTTGCTCGGACAAGTCAAATTTGGATGGCATATCATTTGGCAGCAAGGAATGGGCTTCTGTTTACTTGGCCAGCACTCCTCAGCAGGCTGCTGAATTGGGCCTTAATTTTCCTGGAGTTGATGAG AGGAGAGGGTGGGGGTTGATCTTAGGCTTTCTACTGAGACTCCTTCATCTGACCATCCCCCTTGGAGATTTTGAATATCATCAATTTGGG GTGGAGGAGATCAGTGACGTCGAGGACAATTCAATTGATCCATTTATTGCAGATGCCATTGCTAATGAAGGAGATTTAAGTCTCACTGAAGAACAAAAGAGAAATTTTAGGAAG GTTAAAGACGAAGATGATGCAAAGGTTAGCAGGAAGCTTCAGAGTCATTTGAAACGGAAAAGAAACATTAGAAGATGTAAGGAG GAGGTTCTAGGGAAAGAAGTTTTCGCAGAAAATGGAAGTTTAGGTTGTCCAGTTCCTTCAAATCTGTGCTCTAACCATTCTTTGAAGAAAAGTTCTCTTGAGAATGGCTATTCCCCTGATGGTAATCTTGACGATGCCTTTCAAATGCATGAAACATCAAGCAATGTGGATGTTGAGAACCTAAAATCTAATGCGGATTCAGTGATGGTTGCTCAGTTGCGTCCATGTATTTTAGTAAACTCTCAGGACTTGAACTGTTCAGATGACTGTGATGGATTAGGTTGTCATAATCCTAACATGGATGGATCTCCTCCTCCAAGATGCTATGCAAGCAGGATGGTGGATATATGTGACTTGACAAACAATGGAGATAAGATGACTTCCTCTAATTTCCCTCTTGAGAGACAGAACAAACATTTTCGATGCACAGCTTGTGATAAAGTTTCTTGGGAAGCACACTTACATCCTCTTTTGAAAGTATCTATATGTTTGGACTGCAAAAACTTAATGGAATCAAAGATACAGGAG GATCTTGACTGCTCTGAGTGCTATTGTGGATGGTGTGGCCAGAACAGTGACTTAAAAAGTTGTAGATCGTGCAAAAATTTTTTCTGTGCTGGCTGTATAAAACGGAACCTTGGAGAAAAGATTTTGTTACAAGTCCAGAAGACCGGTTGGCAGTGTTGCTGCTGCATTCCAAGTATGCTACAGGATTTAACCTTACAATTGGAAAAGGTTGTTGAATCTGATGGTCTGACAGATTCTAGTTCAGACACTGATTCAGATGATTCTGATGCCAATATTGACATAGTTATTGG CACTAAGAGAAGACAACAAAAGAAGATTCGGAGAATTCTTGATGATGCTGAGCTGGGAGAAGAGACTAAAAGGAAAATTGCAATTGAAAAG GAACGCCAAGAACGCCTTAAGTCATTGGGGGCACAAATCTCGAAGAGATCTTCCATCTTAAAATCTACAAGCTGTAATTGGAACTCACCAGAGCGCAGGACAGTTGAAGTGTTAGATGATCCTTTAAGGGGCTACATAGTTAATAATGTAAGAGATGAAGGTGAGGATCCCATATGGATTCCTCCCAGCATCTCAGTAAAATTGAAACCGCACCAG CTTGAGGGAGTTCGTTTTATGTGGGAGAACATCATTCAATCAGTAAAAAAAGTAAAATCAGGTGATAAGGGCCTTGGTTGCATACTAGCTCATACCATGGGTTTAGGCAAAACTTTCCAG GTTATTGCTTTCTTATATGCTGCAATGCGAAGTGTGGATTTGGGTTTGAGATGTGTGCTCATTGTGACACCTGTTAGTGTCCTGCATAATTGGCGGATTGAGTTTAACAAATGGCAACCATCTGAAGTGAAGCCTCTCCGAATCTACATGCTGGAAGATGTTCCAAG GGAACGAAGAGCTGAGTTGCTTGCTAAATGGAGACGAAAAGGTGGTGTCTTCTTGATTGGCTACTCTGCTTTTAGAAATTTGTCTCTTGGGAAGCATATCAAAGATCGCCATATAGCAAGGGATATTTGTTGTGCCCTCCAG GATGGACCAGATATACTTGTTTGTGATGAGGCTCACATGATCAAGAACACCAGGGCTGATGTGACTCAAGCCTTGAAGCTAGTCAAATGCCAAAGAAGGATTGCATTGACTGGATCACCTCTTCAGAACAATTTAATGGAGTACTACTGT ATGGTTGATTTTGTAAGAGAAGGATTTCTTGGTAGCAGCCATGAGTTCAGAAATCG CTTCCAAAATCCCATAGAAAATGGCCAACATACCAATTCTACAGCTGAAGATGTGAAGATTATGAATCAAAGATCTCATATTCTGTATAAACAACTAAAGGGATTTGTTCAGAGAATGGACATGAATGTTGTTAAAGATGATTTACCCCCCAAAACTGTTTTCGTAATAGCCGTGAAGCTCTCTTCTTTACAGAAAAAGTTGTACAAAAGATTTCTTGATGTGCATGGTTTCACAAAAGACAAGGTTCTTGGTGAAAAGATGAGGAAACGGTGCTTTTTTGTTGGGTACCAGGCCTTGGCTCAG ATATGGAACCATCCTGGAGTTTTGCAATTaatgaaagaagacaaagacTCTGTTAGACATGAGGATGTTGTTGAGAATTTTGGAGGCGATGACAGCTCATCTGATGAGAACGTAGATTATAATTTGATTGCTGGAG aAAAGCTGGGCAGAAATGATAATGGCTATCTTCATCAG GATTGGTGGAGAGATCTCCTTCAGGAGAATACCTATAAGGAGGTTGACTATGGTGGGAAAATGGTCCTGCTACTTGATGTTCTGACGTTGTGCTCTAATATGGGAGACAAGGCATTGGTGTTTAGTCAGAGCTTGTCAACTTTGGATCTAATTGAGTTTTATCTTTCGAAATTACCTCGTCCAGGGAAACTTGGGAAATGTTGGAAACGAGGAAAAGACTGGTACAG GCTAGATGGAAGAACGGCGGGCTCTGAAAGGCAGAAAATGGTGGAGAGGTTTAATGAGCCGTCGAACAGAAGGGTTAAGTGCATTTTGATATCAACTAGAGCTGGATCGTTGGGTATCAATCTTCATGCTGCTAATCGTGTAATTATAGTTGATGGCTCATGGAATCCAACCTATGATCTTCAGGCTATATTTCGGGTTTGGAG GTATGGGCAGACGAAGCCAGTCTTTGCTTATCGATTGCTGGGTCATGGAACAATGGAGGAGAAAATCTACAAGCGTCAG GTGACCAAGGAAGGACTTGCTGCAAGGGTGGTTGACCGGCAGCAAGTACATAGAACTATATCAAAGGAGGAAATGTTGCATCTTTTTGACTTTGGTGATGATGAAAACCCTGATCCGCTGCATGAGTTAGGACAAGAGAAAATAGATGCAGCTGATTCTCATGTAAGCAGTAATATTGGAGCAGTTTTAAAGCAGAAAATTCCTTTAACTTCTGGAAGCACATCCTCAGATAAATTGATGCAGACCTTGATTGCCAGGCATCAACCAAG ATGGATTGCACATTATCATGAACATGAAACTCTCTTGCAAGAGAATGAAGAGGAAAAGCTGTCAAAAGAGGAACAAGAGATGGCTTGGGAAGTATACAGGAGAACTTTTGAATGGGAGGAAGTGCAACGAGTTTCACCTGATGCATCTAGATTTGATCAGCCAGAGAAGAATAACAAATTTGCACATGAGCAGCAGACAGTACCTCTCGAGGAAACTTCATTTGATGAAAAACCAGCTCGCAGAAACACAGTTCCCTCTGCTCCTGAAATCAATCTTGAATCCACAACTTCACGCGCAAGAAACCGGATGATTACGAGAAAATGTACAAATCTCTCCCATCTGCTGACACTTCGAAGTCAGGGCACAAAAATGGGTTGCAGCACTGTCTGTGGAGAATGCGCACGGGAAATTAGTTGGGAGGAGCTCAGCAAGACATCAGGAAAGTGA
- the LOC140014300 gene encoding protein CHROMATIN REMODELING 20-like isoform X6, producing MNWRMWRQKKWRFLRKTGKMFLMSLRRRVLTYWNNLMVLVLNSLVCINGLRVRFPLVAVLKHGKQGLTGLDLRVPAMLRIQLRLLKSISKSTDLRHGKTLEEGASGFLGKKLAITAGSEVARDNMGTDWDKFAELCSDKSNLDGISFGSKEWASVYLASTPQQAAELGLNFPGVDERRGWGLILGFLLRLLHLTIPLGDFEYHQFGVEEISDVEDNSIDPFIADAIANEGDLSLTEEQKRNFRKVKDEDDAKVSRKLQSHLKRKRNIRRCKEEVLGKEVFAENGSLGCPVPSNLCSNHSLKKSSLENGYSPDGNLDDAFQMHETSSNVDVENLKSNADSVMVAQLRPCILVNSQDLNCSDDCDGLGCHNPNMDGSPPPRCYASRMVDICDLTNNGDKMTSSNFPLERQNKHFRCTACDKVSWEAHLHPLLKVSICLDCKNLMESKIQEDLDCSECYCGWCGQNSDLKSCRSCKNFFCAGCIKRNLGEKILLQVQKTGWQCCCCIPSMLQDLTLQLEKVVESDGLTDSSSDTDSDDSDANIDIVIGTKRRQQKKIRRILDDAELGEETKRKIAIEKERQERLKSLGAQISKRSSILKSTSCNWNSPERRTVEVLDDPLRGYIVNNVRDEGEDPIWIPPSISVKLKPHQLEGVRFMWENIIQSVKKVKSGDKGLGCILAHTMGLGKTFQVIAFLYAAMRSVDLGLRCVLIVTPVSVLHNWRIEFNKWQPSEVKPLRIYMLEDVPRERRAELLAKWRRKGGVFLIGYSAFRNLSLGKHIKDRHIARDICCALQDGPDILVCDEAHMIKNTRADVTQALKLVKCQRRIALTGSPLQNNLMEYYCMVDFVREGFLGSSHEFRNRFQNPIENGQHTNSTAEDVKIMNQRSHILYKQLKGFVQRMDMNVVKDDLPPKTVFVIAVKLSSLQKKLYKRFLDVHGFTKDKVLGEKMRKRCFFVGYQALAQIWNHPGVLQLMKEDKDSVRHEDVVENFGGDDSSSDENVDYNLIAGEKLGRNDNGYLHQDWWRDLLQENTYKEVDYGGKMVLLLDVLTLCSNMGDKALVFSQSLSTLDLIEFYLSKLPRPGKLGKCWKRGKDWYRLDGRTAGSERQKMVERFNEPSNRRVKCILISTRAGSLGINLHAANRVIIVDGSWNPTYDLQAIFRVWRYGQTKPVFAYRLLGHGTMEEKIYKRQVTKEGLAARVVDRQQVHRTISKEEMLHLFDFGDDENPDPLHELGQEKIDAADSHVSSNIGAVLKQKIPLTSGSTSSDKLMQTLIARHQPRWIAHYHEHETLLQENEEEKLSKEEQEMAWEVYRRTFEWEEVQRVSPDASRFDQPEKNNKFAHEQQTVPLEETSFDEKPARRNTVPSAPEINLESTTSRARNRMITRKCTNLSHLLTLRSQGTKMGCSTVCGECAREISWEELSKTSGK from the exons ATGAA TTGGAGAATGTGGCGGCAGAAGAAATGGAGATTTTTAAGGAAGACTGGGAAAATGTTCTTGATGAGCTTGAGAAGGAGAGTGCTAACTTATTG GAACAACTTGATGGTGCTGGTATTGAACTCCCTAGTCTGTATAAATGGATTGAGAGTCAGgttccccttggttgctgtaCTGAAGCATGGAAAACAAGGACTCACTGGGTTGGATCTCAGGGTACCAGCGATGCTAAGGATTCAGTTGCGGCTGCTGAAAAGTATCTCCAAATCCACAGACCT ACGACATGGTAAAACTTTGGAGGAGGGTGCCAGCGGTTTTCTGGGGAAAAAACTTGCTATTACTGCTGGTTCTGAAGTCGCCAGAGATAACATGGGCACGGATTGGGACAAATTTGCTGAACTTTGCTCGGACAAGTCAAATTTGGATGGCATATCATTTGGCAGCAAGGAATGGGCTTCTGTTTACTTGGCCAGCACTCCTCAGCAGGCTGCTGAATTGGGCCTTAATTTTCCTGGAGTTGATGAG AGGAGAGGGTGGGGGTTGATCTTAGGCTTTCTACTGAGACTCCTTCATCTGACCATCCCCCTTGGAGATTTTGAATATCATCAATTTGGG GTGGAGGAGATCAGTGACGTCGAGGACAATTCAATTGATCCATTTATTGCAGATGCCATTGCTAATGAAGGAGATTTAAGTCTCACTGAAGAACAAAAGAGAAATTTTAGGAAG GTTAAAGACGAAGATGATGCAAAGGTTAGCAGGAAGCTTCAGAGTCATTTGAAACGGAAAAGAAACATTAGAAGATGTAAGGAG GAGGTTCTAGGGAAAGAAGTTTTCGCAGAAAATGGAAGTTTAGGTTGTCCAGTTCCTTCAAATCTGTGCTCTAACCATTCTTTGAAGAAAAGTTCTCTTGAGAATGGCTATTCCCCTGATGGTAATCTTGACGATGCCTTTCAAATGCATGAAACATCAAGCAATGTGGATGTTGAGAACCTAAAATCTAATGCGGATTCAGTGATGGTTGCTCAGTTGCGTCCATGTATTTTAGTAAACTCTCAGGACTTGAACTGTTCAGATGACTGTGATGGATTAGGTTGTCATAATCCTAACATGGATGGATCTCCTCCTCCAAGATGCTATGCAAGCAGGATGGTGGATATATGTGACTTGACAAACAATGGAGATAAGATGACTTCCTCTAATTTCCCTCTTGAGAGACAGAACAAACATTTTCGATGCACAGCTTGTGATAAAGTTTCTTGGGAAGCACACTTACATCCTCTTTTGAAAGTATCTATATGTTTGGACTGCAAAAACTTAATGGAATCAAAGATACAGGAG GATCTTGACTGCTCTGAGTGCTATTGTGGATGGTGTGGCCAGAACAGTGACTTAAAAAGTTGTAGATCGTGCAAAAATTTTTTCTGTGCTGGCTGTATAAAACGGAACCTTGGAGAAAAGATTTTGTTACAAGTCCAGAAGACCGGTTGGCAGTGTTGCTGCTGCATTCCAAGTATGCTACAGGATTTAACCTTACAATTGGAAAAGGTTGTTGAATCTGATGGTCTGACAGATTCTAGTTCAGACACTGATTCAGATGATTCTGATGCCAATATTGACATAGTTATTGG CACTAAGAGAAGACAACAAAAGAAGATTCGGAGAATTCTTGATGATGCTGAGCTGGGAGAAGAGACTAAAAGGAAAATTGCAATTGAAAAG GAACGCCAAGAACGCCTTAAGTCATTGGGGGCACAAATCTCGAAGAGATCTTCCATCTTAAAATCTACAAGCTGTAATTGGAACTCACCAGAGCGCAGGACAGTTGAAGTGTTAGATGATCCTTTAAGGGGCTACATAGTTAATAATGTAAGAGATGAAGGTGAGGATCCCATATGGATTCCTCCCAGCATCTCAGTAAAATTGAAACCGCACCAG CTTGAGGGAGTTCGTTTTATGTGGGAGAACATCATTCAATCAGTAAAAAAAGTAAAATCAGGTGATAAGGGCCTTGGTTGCATACTAGCTCATACCATGGGTTTAGGCAAAACTTTCCAG GTTATTGCTTTCTTATATGCTGCAATGCGAAGTGTGGATTTGGGTTTGAGATGTGTGCTCATTGTGACACCTGTTAGTGTCCTGCATAATTGGCGGATTGAGTTTAACAAATGGCAACCATCTGAAGTGAAGCCTCTCCGAATCTACATGCTGGAAGATGTTCCAAG GGAACGAAGAGCTGAGTTGCTTGCTAAATGGAGACGAAAAGGTGGTGTCTTCTTGATTGGCTACTCTGCTTTTAGAAATTTGTCTCTTGGGAAGCATATCAAAGATCGCCATATAGCAAGGGATATTTGTTGTGCCCTCCAG GATGGACCAGATATACTTGTTTGTGATGAGGCTCACATGATCAAGAACACCAGGGCTGATGTGACTCAAGCCTTGAAGCTAGTCAAATGCCAAAGAAGGATTGCATTGACTGGATCACCTCTTCAGAACAATTTAATGGAGTACTACTGT ATGGTTGATTTTGTAAGAGAAGGATTTCTTGGTAGCAGCCATGAGTTCAGAAATCG CTTCCAAAATCCCATAGAAAATGGCCAACATACCAATTCTACAGCTGAAGATGTGAAGATTATGAATCAAAGATCTCATATTCTGTATAAACAACTAAAGGGATTTGTTCAGAGAATGGACATGAATGTTGTTAAAGATGATTTACCCCCCAAAACTGTTTTCGTAATAGCCGTGAAGCTCTCTTCTTTACAGAAAAAGTTGTACAAAAGATTTCTTGATGTGCATGGTTTCACAAAAGACAAGGTTCTTGGTGAAAAGATGAGGAAACGGTGCTTTTTTGTTGGGTACCAGGCCTTGGCTCAG ATATGGAACCATCCTGGAGTTTTGCAATTaatgaaagaagacaaagacTCTGTTAGACATGAGGATGTTGTTGAGAATTTTGGAGGCGATGACAGCTCATCTGATGAGAACGTAGATTATAATTTGATTGCTGGAG aAAAGCTGGGCAGAAATGATAATGGCTATCTTCATCAG GATTGGTGGAGAGATCTCCTTCAGGAGAATACCTATAAGGAGGTTGACTATGGTGGGAAAATGGTCCTGCTACTTGATGTTCTGACGTTGTGCTCTAATATGGGAGACAAGGCATTGGTGTTTAGTCAGAGCTTGTCAACTTTGGATCTAATTGAGTTTTATCTTTCGAAATTACCTCGTCCAGGGAAACTTGGGAAATGTTGGAAACGAGGAAAAGACTGGTACAG GCTAGATGGAAGAACGGCGGGCTCTGAAAGGCAGAAAATGGTGGAGAGGTTTAATGAGCCGTCGAACAGAAGGGTTAAGTGCATTTTGATATCAACTAGAGCTGGATCGTTGGGTATCAATCTTCATGCTGCTAATCGTGTAATTATAGTTGATGGCTCATGGAATCCAACCTATGATCTTCAGGCTATATTTCGGGTTTGGAG GTATGGGCAGACGAAGCCAGTCTTTGCTTATCGATTGCTGGGTCATGGAACAATGGAGGAGAAAATCTACAAGCGTCAG GTGACCAAGGAAGGACTTGCTGCAAGGGTGGTTGACCGGCAGCAAGTACATAGAACTATATCAAAGGAGGAAATGTTGCATCTTTTTGACTTTGGTGATGATGAAAACCCTGATCCGCTGCATGAGTTAGGACAAGAGAAAATAGATGCAGCTGATTCTCATGTAAGCAGTAATATTGGAGCAGTTTTAAAGCAGAAAATTCCTTTAACTTCTGGAAGCACATCCTCAGATAAATTGATGCAGACCTTGATTGCCAGGCATCAACCAAG ATGGATTGCACATTATCATGAACATGAAACTCTCTTGCAAGAGAATGAAGAGGAAAAGCTGTCAAAAGAGGAACAAGAGATGGCTTGGGAAGTATACAGGAGAACTTTTGAATGGGAGGAAGTGCAACGAGTTTCACCTGATGCATCTAGATTTGATCAGCCAGAGAAGAATAACAAATTTGCACATGAGCAGCAGACAGTACCTCTCGAGGAAACTTCATTTGATGAAAAACCAGCTCGCAGAAACACAGTTCCCTCTGCTCCTGAAATCAATCTTGAATCCACAACTTCACGCGCAAGAAACCGGATGATTACGAGAAAATGTACAAATCTCTCCCATCTGCTGACACTTCGAAGTCAGGGCACAAAAATGGGTTGCAGCACTGTCTGTGGAGAATGCGCACGGGAAATTAGTTGGGAGGAGCTCAGCAAGACATCAGGAAAGTGA